One segment of Chelonia mydas isolate rCheMyd1 chromosome 13, rCheMyd1.pri.v2, whole genome shotgun sequence DNA contains the following:
- the LOC102943363 gene encoding olfactory receptor 10A4, translating into MRVLHSLPLPLKYAKPLDKGNETSVTEFIFVGFSRLGELQALLFAMVLSIYVVSLMGNVLIMAVIKANPSLHTPMYFFLTNLSLLEICYTTSIVPKTLVSLVSENRRISLWGCAMQMYFFTLFGITECCLLAAMVYDRYVAICNPLHYVLVMRKGACAQLAIASWMVGLSQTSYVFSLTYCGANRINHFFCDIPPLLKLACRDTSMNVLAMYLVALLFITSPFTLILVSYLFIIASVLRIPSASGKRKAFSTCFSHLMVVLLFYGSDIITYLRPKSSYSMESDKLLALFYTVVISMLNPIVYSLRNKEVKEALRRALGGMTFPLCGVYH; encoded by the exons ATGCGGGTCCTTCATTCACTTCCTCTGCCACTGAAATACGCCAAGCCATTGGACAAGGGAAATGAGACCTCAGTGACAGAGTTCATCTTCGTGGGATTCTCCcggctgggggagctgcaggcgcTGCTCTTTGCGATGGTTCTGTCCATCTATGTGGTGTCCCTGATGGGGAATGTTCTCATCATGGCCGTCATAAAAGCCAACCCGTCCCTCCACACtccaatgtattttttcctcacCAACCTGTCCCTGCTGGAGATCTGCTACACAACATCCATTGTGCCTAAGACGCTGGTGAGCCTGGTGTCAGAAAACAGAAGGATCTCACTATGGGGTTGTGCCATGCAGATGTATTTTTTCACCCTCTTTGGCATCACTGAGTGCTGCCTCCTGGCTGCCATGGTCTATGAccgctacgtggccatctgcaaCCCGCTGCACTACGTCCTCGTCATGAGAAAGGGGGCCTGCGCCCAGCTGGCCATAGCCTCCTGGATGGTGGGCTTGAGCCAGACCAGCTATGTCTTCAGTCTGACGTACTGTGGGGCCAACAGGATCAACCACTTCTTCTGCGACATCCCACCCCTCCTGAAGCTGGCCTGCAGGGACACCTCCATGAACGTGTTGGCCATGTACCTGGTGGCTCTTCTTTTCATAACCTCCCCCTTCACACTCATCCTGGTCTCCTACCTCTTCATCATCGCCTCCGTCCTGAGGATTCCATCAGCCTCGGGGAAGCGCAAGGCCTTCTCCACCTGTTTCTCCCACCTCATGGTAGTCTTGCTCTTCTATGGCTCTGACATCATCACCTACCTCAGGCCCAAGTCCAGCTACTCGATGGAGAGTGACAAGCTCCTGGCCCTCTTCTACACAGTGGTGATATCCATGCTGAACCCAATTgtctacagcctgaggaacaaagaGGTCAAGGAGGCCCTGAGGAGGGCGCTGGGTGGGATGACGTTCCCTCTGTGTGGAG TGTATCACTAG
- the LOC114020565 gene encoding olfactory receptor 5V1-like produces the protein MPMENQTKVTEFILLGLSSDPQVQIFLFLVFLVIYLVTLVGNILTMLVIRADSHLHTPMYFFLFHLSFVDICYSSITVPTMLINFLAEHNIISVNGCITQMFFFNLLAGTEVFILSAMAYDRYAAICDPLHYTEMLSKGICVQLVSGAWTIGFLYALLNTVFTFKLHFCGPNEIRHFSCELPPLLQLSCTDTFTNQVVLLTSAVMLGAISFLLTLISYIHIISTILRMSSVQGKQKTFSTCSSHMIVVGLLYLGAFIQYTKPSSVSSVVLDEMVSIQYSILTPMLNPIIYSLKNKEVKTALRNILCKFKFLK, from the coding sequence ATGCCAATGGAAAATCAAACCAAAGTGACTGAATTTATTCTTCTGGGACTTTCCAGTGACCCACAGGTGCAGATTTTCCTCTTCCTGGTGTTTTTAGTTATTTACCTGGTTACTCTGGTTGGGAACATACTGACCATGCTAGTGATAAGAGCTGATTCTCACCTTCACACCCCGATGTACTTCTTCCTCTTCCATTTATCCTTTGTCGATATCTGCTATTCCTCCATCACAGTGCCTACAATGCTGATAAACTTCCTAGCAGAGCACAACATTATTTCAGTCAATGGCTGCATTACCCAGATGTTCTTCTTTAACCTCTTAGCCGGTACAGAAGTTTTCATTCTTTCAGCAATGGCTTATGATCGCTACGCTGCCATCTGTGACCCATTACATTACACAGAGATGCTGAGCAAAGGGATCTGTGTTCAGCTGGTGAGTGGGGCATGGACCATCGGGTTTTTATATGCCCTGCTTAACACAGTTTTCACCTTCAAGTTGCATTTCTGTGGGCCCAATGAAATCCGCCATTTCAGCTGTGAGCTCCCTCCCCTATTACAACTGTCCTGCACAGATACCTTCACCAATCAAGTGGTGCTTCTCACTTCTGCTGTGATGCTTGGAGCAATCTCCTTCCTCCTCACCCTGATCTCCTACATTCACATCATCTCCACCATCCTGAGGATGTCTTCTGTGCAGGGCAAGCAAAAAACCTtctccacctgcagctcccacatgATTGTGGTTGGTTTGTTGTACCTGGGAGCTTTTATCCAGTACACAAAGCCCAGCTCAGTCTCCTCTGTAGTTCTGGATGAAATGGTCTCCATCCAGTACAGCATCTTGACTcccatgctaaaccccatcatctacagCCTGAAAAACAAGGAGGTGAAAACAGCTCTAAGGAATATATTGTGTAAATTCAAGTTTCTCAAGTAG